A window of the Schlesneria paludicola DSM 18645 genome harbors these coding sequences:
- a CDS encoding flagellar basal body-associated FliL family protein codes for MDLKKILLLGGVGLTSAAAGIVLPTMMSGGHEATGAKNDTAAHDSGHGHEAAASGHEAPAEAPKKADAHGGDHGGHGKEVKKVIKVGPCFLPFGQIVVNLNESNLTKFLSLDISVQTDGKFEDEVKDALDAKRPVLRTWLTSHLADKSIEDIRGKVGVNRLRREIQDNFNSLLFKDGHERVNDILFEEFRVE; via the coding sequence ATGGACTTGAAGAAAATCCTTCTGTTGGGCGGCGTGGGCTTAACGTCTGCTGCAGCGGGCATCGTGCTTCCAACCATGATGAGCGGCGGACACGAGGCGACCGGTGCCAAAAACGACACTGCGGCGCACGATTCAGGCCACGGCCACGAGGCCGCTGCAAGTGGGCATGAGGCACCAGCGGAAGCTCCGAAGAAAGCCGATGCACATGGCGGGGATCACGGTGGACACGGCAAGGAAGTGAAGAAGGTGATCAAGGTCGGACCTTGTTTCCTGCCGTTCGGCCAGATCGTCGTGAACTTGAATGAGAGCAATCTGACCAAGTTCTTGAGCCTCGATATTTCCGTACAAACCGACGGAAAGTTCGAGGATGAAGTCAAAGATGCTCTCGATGCCAAGCGGCCGGTGTTGAGAACCTGGCTTACGAGTCATCTGGCGGATAAATCGATCGAGGATATTCGCGGCAAAGTCGGGGTCAATCGGTTACGCCGTGAGATTCAAGACAACTTCAACTCGCTGCTATTCAAAGATGGTCACGAACGAGTGAATGACATCCTTTTTGAAGAATTTCGCGTCGAATGA
- a CDS encoding EscU/YscU/HrcU family type III secretion system export apparatus switch protein → MAENEDFDKSELPTQRRRDEARAEGQFAYSHELISGLLLFSGTMGLSWIGLTLVRGMSNDLFLQVGRLPTDVTIDSVQSMVSSVFGSGLQLTGWLIGGLFMVGLAANLAQAGLHFNSESLGPKWDRINPFLNWHKIVSMDGLIRGGSSLLKIIIIGAVSWWVLSDRGGQISALSEGRLGRSVSVAWTLALELLMDISAILLVLGGADYGYQWFRNERRLRMSREQLKQERKEDDGDPMILAKRRQRAREIANQRRMLEDVPTASVVITNPTHLAIALRYERGVDSAPIIVAKGHDQFAFQIASKARRHGIPVVERKPVAQALYKTVKVGQAIPQELFVAVSEVLAYVYRLRGTKA, encoded by the coding sequence ATGGCTGAAAACGAAGATTTCGATAAGTCAGAACTTCCAACGCAGCGTCGCCGTGACGAGGCGCGCGCGGAAGGCCAGTTCGCGTATAGTCACGAGCTGATTAGTGGATTACTACTTTTCTCGGGGACGATGGGCCTCTCGTGGATCGGACTGACGCTTGTTCGCGGAATGTCAAATGATCTGTTCCTGCAAGTGGGGCGATTGCCGACGGATGTGACCATCGACAGTGTCCAGTCGATGGTTTCGTCGGTCTTTGGCAGCGGTCTGCAGCTCACCGGATGGCTGATCGGTGGACTGTTCATGGTTGGCCTTGCGGCGAATCTGGCGCAGGCCGGTTTGCACTTCAATTCCGAGTCGCTCGGGCCCAAATGGGATCGCATCAATCCTTTTCTGAATTGGCATAAGATCGTCTCGATGGACGGTTTGATCCGTGGTGGTTCTTCGTTACTAAAAATCATCATCATCGGTGCGGTGTCCTGGTGGGTTCTCAGTGACCGTGGTGGACAGATTTCGGCTCTTTCTGAAGGACGGCTGGGACGTTCCGTCTCCGTCGCCTGGACGCTGGCTCTTGAGTTGCTGATGGATATCTCGGCCATCCTGCTGGTTCTGGGCGGGGCGGACTATGGATATCAGTGGTTTCGTAATGAACGCCGGCTGCGCATGTCGCGCGAGCAGTTGAAGCAAGAACGAAAAGAAGATGACGGCGATCCGATGATTCTTGCAAAACGGCGTCAGCGTGCACGAGAAATTGCCAATCAGCGCCGAATGCTCGAAGACGTTCCAACGGCGTCGGTGGTCATCACGAATCCAACCCACTTGGCGATTGCGTTGCGTTACGAACGCGGAGTCGATTCGGCGCCAATCATCGTGGCCAAGGGACACGATCAGTTTGCATTTCAAATCGCGTCAAAGGCTCGGCGCCACGGTATTCCGGTCGTCGAACGCAAGCCAGTCGCACAAGCACTTTATAAGACGGTGAAAGTTGGGCAAGCAATTCCACAAGAACTGTTCGTAGCCGTCAGCGAGGTCCTCGCCTACGTCTACCGCCTGCGTGGAACAAAGGCTTAA
- a CDS encoding FliM/FliN family flagellar motor switch protein — protein MTIQPHDFSRPPTLHPVTRQKLVQWLTRANLMLAEVIAAYSPGVQIRLEDCATAWPFDALQSWPEKTVSYRVSLPDVSAMSVIALPGPLAQVLIGGLLGEQLVEWPQERDLTPGEQSIGEFVISSITSCMNEAWEGDQVNDLQVVEREPNLRRTRIFRFREPFIVCRSTITTSLGAAQWSWILPHEFLSKLFANIRPSESLKAPAERQQLETLAKDMTTQVTVRLGTVQLTAPQLAGLQVGDLVLLNQKTTEPLKAMIAGKPRYFGWPGRVGNRQAFEIASEGGRRDRSAETAHEAGVTVGQ, from the coding sequence ATGACGATCCAACCGCACGATTTTTCACGCCCTCCGACACTTCATCCGGTCACCCGTCAGAAACTCGTCCAGTGGCTTACGCGGGCGAATTTGATGCTGGCCGAGGTGATCGCGGCGTATTCGCCCGGCGTGCAGATCCGGCTGGAAGATTGCGCCACGGCCTGGCCGTTTGATGCGCTTCAAAGCTGGCCCGAAAAGACGGTCAGCTATCGTGTGAGCCTGCCCGATGTCTCTGCGATGTCGGTGATCGCCCTCCCCGGTCCACTCGCTCAAGTTCTGATTGGCGGATTGCTGGGTGAGCAGCTCGTGGAATGGCCTCAGGAACGAGACCTGACCCCTGGCGAACAGTCGATTGGCGAATTTGTGATCTCGAGCATTACCAGCTGCATGAACGAGGCGTGGGAAGGGGACCAGGTCAACGATTTACAGGTAGTCGAGCGCGAGCCGAATCTGCGGCGGACGCGAATCTTTCGGTTCCGCGAACCGTTCATCGTATGTCGTTCGACGATAACGACATCGCTCGGAGCCGCGCAGTGGAGTTGGATTCTTCCGCATGAATTCCTCTCGAAATTATTCGCGAACATTCGTCCATCCGAGAGTCTCAAAGCACCGGCCGAGCGACAGCAATTGGAAACGCTTGCCAAAGATATGACGACACAAGTCACCGTGCGTCTGGGGACTGTGCAGTTGACGGCTCCACAATTGGCGGGCCTTCAGGTCGGCGATCTCGTTCTGCTGAACCAGAAAACGACGGAACCGCTGAAGGCGATGATTGCCGGAAAACCACGCTATTTCGGTTGGCCTGGACGGGTGGGAAATCGTCAGGCGTTCGAGATCGCGTCGGAAGGTGGTCGGCGCGATCGATCGGCAGAAACTGCCCATGAAGCCGGCGTCACAGTGGGTCAATGA
- a CDS encoding flagellar biosynthetic protein FliR produces the protein MSFGLILARVSSFLATIPYLGGKNVPQLVKAGTALALTCFWFSESGAMSIRVAAQMDEQPWMAFAMATGREVIVGAALGYVFGLFLVPFRIAGEYIAQEMGLTMGTITDPTRPQQTTIFGEIFEIFGVLMFFTQDIHHLFLAALHRSFADQPIGGSILALPITAQLSSLASATEWGLTLAAPVACCLFMTSLILSLMSRVAPQMNLMSFGYAIRLLVGMLAVLVLWPDLATNMNGVMRGFTSLLIGR, from the coding sequence ATGAGTTTCGGGCTGATTCTGGCCCGCGTTTCATCGTTTCTCGCGACAATTCCGTACCTGGGTGGGAAGAACGTCCCACAGTTGGTTAAGGCCGGCACGGCACTCGCATTGACCTGTTTTTGGTTTTCCGAATCGGGCGCCATGTCCATCCGCGTCGCCGCTCAGATGGACGAACAGCCCTGGATGGCATTCGCCATGGCGACCGGACGTGAAGTGATTGTGGGGGCGGCGCTGGGTTATGTGTTCGGCCTGTTTCTTGTTCCATTTCGCATTGCTGGTGAATACATCGCTCAGGAAATGGGGCTGACGATGGGAACGATCACCGATCCGACGCGACCACAGCAAACGACCATTTTCGGTGAGATCTTCGAAATCTTCGGCGTCCTAATGTTCTTTACGCAGGACATTCACCATCTGTTTTTGGCGGCCCTGCATCGCTCGTTTGCTGACCAACCGATTGGCGGATCAATCCTCGCTCTTCCGATCACGGCACAACTGAGTTCATTGGCCTCGGCGACCGAATGGGGCCTGACACTGGCCGCGCCCGTCGCTTGTTGCCTGTTCATGACATCATTGATCCTGAGCCTGATGTCGCGCGTCGCGCCACAGATGAACCTGATGTCGTTCGGATACGCCATTCGATTGCTCGTCGGAATGCTCGCCGTTTTGGTTCTTTGGCCGGATCTGGCAACCAACATGAATGGTGTGATGCGTGGCTTTACGTCGCTGTTAATTGGACGGTGA
- a CDS encoding flagellar biosynthetic protein FliQ, with product MTELDAVTLGREFFYHAVLLTTPALVVSLVIGFIISIFQAVTNIQEQTLSFAPRILALAGLFVVTMPWLMQMSIYFTVQMFSRAAQAGH from the coding sequence ATGACAGAACTTGATGCCGTGACACTTGGACGCGAATTTTTCTATCACGCTGTCCTCCTGACGACTCCTGCCCTGGTCGTCAGTCTGGTGATCGGTTTCATCATCAGTATTTTCCAGGCGGTGACCAACATTCAGGAGCAGACTCTCAGCTTTGCACCTCGAATTCTTGCATTGGCTGGGCTATTCGTGGTCACGATGCCCTGGCTGATGCAGATGTCAATTTATTTCACCGTTCAAATGTTTTCTCGCGCGGCTCAGGCAGGTCATTAG
- a CDS encoding secretin N-terminal domain-containing protein: protein MDILRSQRVCAQRAFRVLLGTFLFGLTIHISGQVLVQAADGDRYQSYEVKHKSVTEAESVLTEMLDGFEDSIDIVADAKSNRLLVSGPEKAHRIIAKVLRSIDVPTSTETSTTSEPIVKSYACSKTNLNGIVAKLRERYSEQDGVRIAGYSAGERLLILAPPEVHDEIRSIFADEEEETEADRPAPRTSRPLATTQRDATAIRRESTEPRRKTAVAQTDKRIKQISVPVAQTAQETEERFIGLTRVNTDAVVPFLKKTVGLQLDAVGSSRTAYRLTTTQGLVLELSLDRKRRGVLLTGDPELCNQMALVLESLDEPNTTGGDTTTVLPLHGVDPVKVQDVQSALRVEPKRVAPTREKSKSARLKGQQSAVRQANISGGDDELSTIRLAGNQESAPQQNNAGVDEVEMADEVQGLDQQLRRFGPELEVEVLPDLDVIIIRGNKNDVREMTRILKELERLSVETEPTVEVYPLQHVRGDSLAILIEKVNTDLTGGLRGRVTVTPLIKPNALLIIGWGDTVESVRELIAKLDQPIPKEAQFQIFRLKHADAQSARTTVQEFFTARNTPGAGTGAVAGAGLAPRVQVTADSRTNSLIIQAAPRDLAEVTSLIEQLDVAGGEVVHQARIFKLKNTLAADLAPLLQSAIDGSRGGTGNANAQKASMLEFMAIDKEGNQILKQAVLTDVKVTPDPHTNSLLVSASPESMELIAALIKRLDDTVSEGAQIKVFRVYNGDATSLVGMLRSLLPPPNASPTSPQLANSRDETSLIPVRFSVDLRTNSIIATGAAGDLRIIEALLLRLDQRDVEQRKNQVYRLKNAPAAAVAKSVNDFLRSERTVQQAAPGAISPFQQIESEVVVVPEPVSNSLIISATPRFFDEIEKLVVKLDAEPPQVMIQVMIAQVSLNNTNEFGVELGIQDSVLFDRSLLGNLVTTASSTSASTPSGILTQNTQNVLGATNTPGFNFNGSPLGNSGAPGALAGSNTVGGQAVSNFGVGSSNQTLGYGGLVLSASSENVSVLIRALRQSNRLEVLSRPQIRTLDNQPAFIQIGQKVPRLVSVSVTQVGSVNGVTLENVGLILGVTPRISPEGMVVMEVDAEKSEVDVTDQGIPVSVSASGAVIRSPLFNVTTASTTVSALSGETIIIGGLITKSNNDTRRRVPVLSDIPILGNLFRYDSVIAQRSELLIILTPHVIRSPEESARIKRAEVARMHWCAGDVVDVYGPGIIDEEPIGPFGDNEVPVIYPDVNPRGSLHPPEIPPQPQPPQPIESLRGQVGGKADDAAATKNKQMAKLPIFSAKKRK from the coding sequence GTGGATATCCTTCGCTCGCAAAGAGTCTGCGCGCAGCGAGCGTTTCGAGTTTTGCTCGGAACGTTCCTCTTCGGACTCACCATACACATTTCTGGTCAAGTGTTGGTTCAGGCCGCCGACGGCGATCGGTACCAATCCTATGAAGTCAAACACAAGTCGGTGACCGAAGCGGAATCCGTTCTCACCGAGATGCTGGACGGATTTGAAGACTCCATCGACATCGTGGCCGATGCCAAATCCAATCGGCTTCTCGTCAGCGGACCAGAGAAGGCGCATCGAATTATCGCCAAGGTCCTGCGCAGCATTGATGTACCAACTTCGACCGAGACATCGACGACATCCGAACCGATTGTCAAATCGTATGCCTGTTCGAAGACGAATTTGAACGGAATTGTGGCGAAGTTGCGCGAGCGATATTCCGAACAGGATGGCGTTCGTATCGCGGGTTACTCCGCAGGTGAACGATTGTTGATTCTGGCGCCGCCTGAAGTCCATGACGAGATTCGAAGCATCTTCGCCGACGAGGAGGAAGAGACCGAAGCGGATCGCCCTGCACCTCGCACGTCGCGACCTTTGGCCACCACACAACGCGACGCCACAGCAATTCGTCGCGAATCGACTGAGCCCCGCCGAAAGACTGCCGTCGCCCAGACTGACAAACGGATCAAGCAGATTTCTGTCCCGGTCGCACAGACGGCTCAAGAAACGGAAGAACGATTTATCGGACTCACCCGCGTCAATACCGACGCTGTTGTCCCATTCCTCAAGAAAACCGTAGGACTGCAACTCGACGCTGTCGGATCGAGCCGAACGGCCTATCGCCTGACGACGACACAAGGCTTGGTACTCGAACTGTCGCTCGACCGAAAACGTCGAGGTGTGCTTCTGACCGGCGATCCAGAACTCTGCAATCAAATGGCACTCGTTCTCGAGAGTCTGGACGAACCGAACACCACAGGCGGCGACACAACAACCGTGTTGCCGCTGCACGGAGTCGATCCTGTCAAAGTTCAAGACGTGCAAAGTGCGTTGCGTGTCGAGCCGAAACGAGTGGCACCCACGCGTGAAAAGTCAAAATCCGCTCGCCTCAAAGGTCAACAGTCGGCAGTGCGACAGGCCAACATCAGCGGAGGTGACGATGAACTGAGCACAATCCGACTGGCGGGAAATCAGGAATCCGCACCGCAACAAAACAATGCGGGCGTTGACGAAGTTGAGATGGCTGACGAGGTTCAGGGGCTCGACCAGCAGTTGCGTCGCTTCGGTCCCGAGCTGGAAGTGGAAGTCCTGCCTGATCTCGACGTCATCATCATTCGCGGGAACAAGAATGACGTCCGCGAAATGACGCGAATCCTGAAAGAACTGGAACGCTTGAGTGTTGAGACCGAACCCACGGTCGAGGTCTATCCACTTCAACATGTTCGTGGCGACTCGCTGGCGATACTGATTGAGAAAGTGAATACGGATCTTACCGGAGGACTGCGTGGACGCGTCACGGTCACGCCATTGATCAAGCCTAATGCGCTCTTGATCATCGGCTGGGGTGATACCGTCGAATCGGTTCGAGAGCTAATTGCGAAGCTTGATCAGCCAATTCCCAAAGAGGCCCAATTCCAGATCTTCCGACTAAAGCATGCGGACGCACAATCCGCACGCACAACGGTGCAAGAGTTCTTTACGGCGCGCAACACACCTGGGGCAGGCACCGGTGCGGTGGCGGGTGCGGGCCTTGCACCACGAGTTCAAGTGACCGCCGATTCGCGAACGAATTCTCTGATTATCCAGGCCGCGCCGCGTGATCTGGCAGAAGTGACGTCCCTGATCGAGCAACTGGATGTCGCCGGTGGCGAAGTCGTTCATCAAGCACGCATCTTCAAACTCAAGAATACGCTGGCGGCCGATTTGGCACCGCTGCTTCAATCGGCGATTGATGGATCTCGTGGGGGAACCGGCAACGCGAACGCACAAAAAGCATCGATGTTGGAATTCATGGCGATCGACAAAGAGGGGAATCAAATCCTCAAGCAGGCGGTCCTGACCGACGTCAAGGTGACGCCTGATCCACACACAAATTCGTTGCTCGTATCAGCATCGCCCGAGAGTATGGAACTGATCGCTGCGTTGATTAAACGGCTGGACGATACCGTCAGCGAGGGCGCTCAAATCAAGGTGTTTCGCGTTTACAACGGCGATGCCACCAGTCTGGTGGGAATGCTTCGGTCATTGCTGCCACCGCCAAACGCATCACCGACTTCTCCACAGCTCGCCAATTCACGTGACGAAACGTCGTTGATCCCCGTCCGGTTCTCTGTGGACTTGCGGACCAACAGCATCATTGCAACCGGCGCCGCTGGTGATCTCCGGATCATCGAAGCCTTGCTGTTGCGACTCGATCAGCGCGATGTTGAGCAGCGTAAGAATCAGGTCTATCGCCTGAAGAATGCTCCCGCGGCCGCAGTTGCCAAAAGCGTGAATGACTTCCTGAGAAGCGAACGAACCGTTCAGCAGGCCGCTCCGGGCGCGATCAGTCCATTCCAGCAAATTGAAAGCGAAGTCGTTGTCGTCCCTGAACCTGTCAGCAATTCGTTGATCATCAGTGCCACCCCCCGTTTCTTCGACGAGATCGAGAAACTGGTGGTGAAGCTGGATGCGGAACCGCCTCAGGTCATGATTCAGGTCATGATCGCTCAGGTGTCGCTCAACAATACGAACGAGTTCGGTGTCGAGCTGGGAATCCAAGACTCCGTCCTGTTTGATCGCAGTCTGCTGGGAAATCTGGTGACGACGGCCAGTTCGACGTCCGCCTCGACCCCTTCTGGAATTCTGACTCAAAACACGCAGAACGTTTTGGGTGCGACGAACACGCCAGGTTTTAATTTCAATGGATCGCCACTTGGTAACAGCGGTGCACCAGGTGCGCTCGCGGGTTCCAACACCGTTGGCGGACAAGCCGTTTCCAACTTTGGCGTTGGAAGCAGTAATCAGACACTCGGATACGGAGGGCTCGTTCTTTCCGCAAGCAGCGAAAATGTCAGCGTGTTGATTCGGGCGCTCAGGCAATCCAATCGCTTGGAAGTTCTTAGCCGTCCTCAAATCCGAACGCTCGACAATCAGCCCGCTTTCATCCAGATCGGTCAGAAAGTGCCGCGCCTTGTGAGCGTCTCTGTGACGCAGGTTGGGTCGGTCAACGGCGTCACACTGGAAAACGTGGGATTGATCCTGGGGGTCACGCCGCGAATCAGTCCCGAGGGAATGGTGGTCATGGAAGTCGATGCCGAAAAATCGGAAGTCGACGTCACCGACCAGGGGATTCCCGTCTCTGTGTCTGCCAGCGGCGCGGTGATCCGCTCGCCATTGTTTAACGTCACGACGGCGTCAACCACGGTCAGTGCGCTCAGTGGAGAAACGATTATCATCGGCGGGCTCATCACCAAGAGTAACAATGACACGCGCCGCCGCGTTCCCGTGCTGTCCGATATTCCGATCCTCGGGAACCTGTTCCGCTATGACAGTGTCATCGCACAGCGTTCTGAGCTCTTGATCATCCTCACGCCGCATGTCATTCGCAGTCCCGAAGAATCTGCGAGGATTAAACGAGCCGAAGTGGCTCGCATGCACTGGTGTGCCGGTGACGTGGTCGACGTCTATGGTCCAGGGATCATCGACGAAGAACCCATTGGGCCGTTCGGTGACAACGAAGTGCCTGTCATCTATCCGGATGTCAACCCGCGCGGTTCACTCCATCCACCCGAGATTCCTCCACAACCACAACCGCCGCAACCCATCGAATCACTTCGCGGGCAGGTTGGTGGAAAAGCCGATGACGCAGCGGCAACGAAGAACAAGCAAATGGCGAAGTTACCGATCTTCTCCGCCAAAAAACGGAAATGA
- the fliP gene encoding flagellar type III secretion system pore protein FliP (The bacterial flagellar biogenesis protein FliP forms a type III secretion system (T3SS)-type pore required for flagellar assembly.), translating to MSNVETVAERLAESGLLQNLSPPLQMAIFLGSLVLLPAALSCLTCFTRIAIVMSFVRRGLSTQEIPPNTVLIGLSLFLTIFIMEPTLTKLNDKSVLPYLNGELTGIEAIRRGIEIHKGFMLRQTRKHDLALFAHMSKSGPIQTPQDTPISVLIPAFIISELKTAFVMGFCIYIPFLLVDLVVSTVLMSMGMMMMPPVIISTPFKILLFVLADGWHLVSLSLSQSFG from the coding sequence ATGTCGAATGTCGAGACTGTTGCGGAACGGCTGGCCGAATCGGGCCTGCTGCAGAACTTGTCGCCACCACTGCAGATGGCGATTTTTCTGGGAAGCCTGGTCCTATTGCCCGCTGCATTGTCGTGTCTGACCTGCTTCACCCGAATTGCGATCGTGATGTCGTTCGTACGGCGCGGCCTGTCGACGCAGGAAATTCCGCCGAACACCGTGCTGATCGGTCTGTCATTGTTCCTGACGATTTTCATCATGGAACCGACGCTGACCAAGTTGAACGACAAATCGGTGCTGCCGTACCTGAATGGCGAGTTGACTGGGATTGAGGCCATTCGACGAGGGATCGAGATTCACAAGGGATTCATGCTGCGACAGACGCGAAAACATGATCTGGCATTGTTCGCGCATATGTCGAAAAGCGGACCAATCCAGACACCTCAAGACACCCCGATCAGTGTGTTGATTCCGGCGTTCATTATCAGCGAGCTAAAGACCGCATTCGTCATGGGATTCTGTATCTATATCCCCTTCTTGCTGGTCGACCTGGTTGTTTCCACGGTGTTGATGTCGATGGGCATGATGATGATGCCTCCGGTCATCATTTCAACGCCGTTCAAGATTCTGTTGTTCGTTCTGGCGGATGGCTGGCACCTGGTTTCATTGTCGCTCAGTCAAAGTTTTGGCTAG
- a CDS encoding FliM/FliN family flagellar motor switch protein has protein sequence MTESLDAVLEQVEQELSASNVKPATTSDIAAKAPTFTNLTPAKQASVKSLDHLYAVKLDAEAVLGRADLSVEDMLNLGVGSVVELDRFVSDPVDLIVQNVRVARGEVVVVNDQFAIRITEIIGA, from the coding sequence ATGACCGAATCACTTGATGCCGTACTGGAACAAGTCGAGCAAGAACTCAGTGCCTCGAATGTCAAACCAGCGACGACGTCCGATATCGCAGCGAAAGCTCCGACATTTACGAATCTCACACCAGCAAAACAGGCTTCGGTGAAGTCACTTGATCACCTGTATGCCGTGAAATTGGATGCCGAAGCCGTGCTGGGGCGAGCGGATTTGTCGGTGGAAGATATGTTGAATCTTGGTGTTGGGTCGGTCGTGGAACTCGATCGATTCGTTTCCGATCCTGTCGATTTGATTGTTCAGAACGTACGAGTTGCACGTGGCGAAGTTGTGGTCGTCAATGATCAGTTCGCCATTCGGATCACAGAAATCATCGGTGCTTGA
- a CDS encoding FliO/MopB family protein — translation MFRFPTGIRIVVIATTLVLSCFEQMFAADPSVVRASRQIAQSDPPVEELPDSNDDPAVNKGDLASYSPNWPEPPNTGAMLLRLGIGTVIVLALCVGSLWFGKPWLQRLQVVGVNSSAFRIEGSVALGQRAMLHLVRVGDTQLVAGTDATGLKSLIALPLSFKDVLGEQVPDAEIPAAPVVPPVAVAARPFDTRVLFRPTGKE, via the coding sequence GTGTTTCGTTTTCCAACGGGAATTCGCATCGTTGTCATCGCGACCACGTTGGTCCTTTCGTGTTTTGAACAGATGTTCGCGGCTGACCCCAGTGTGGTACGGGCCTCGCGCCAGATTGCCCAATCCGATCCCCCGGTCGAAGAACTGCCAGACAGCAACGACGATCCGGCCGTCAACAAAGGCGACCTTGCGTCCTACTCGCCTAACTGGCCCGAACCTCCGAATACGGGGGCAATGCTTCTGCGACTTGGGATTGGGACGGTGATTGTCCTGGCCTTATGCGTTGGATCGCTGTGGTTTGGAAAGCCATGGCTCCAGCGGCTTCAAGTCGTCGGTGTGAATAGTTCTGCATTTCGCATTGAAGGCAGTGTGGCGCTCGGTCAGCGGGCAATGCTGCACCTTGTGCGCGTTGGTGACACGCAACTCGTAGCGGGCACAGATGCGACCGGTCTCAAATCCTTGATTGCCCTGCCTCTGTCGTTCAAAGATGTTCTGGGCGAGCAAGTTCCGGATGCGGAAATCCCTGCCGCGCCCGTAGTGCCGCCGGTTGCAGTCGCTGCAAGACCGTTCGACACGCGCGTTCTCTTCAGGCCCACTGGAAAGGAATGA